The Nothobranchius furzeri strain GRZ-AD chromosome 8, NfurGRZ-RIMD1, whole genome shotgun sequence genome includes a region encoding these proteins:
- the LOC107392739 gene encoding profilin-2 isoform X2, producing MSWQGYVESLMGDGSCQDAAIVGYVDAKYVWASFAGGSFAGITADEIDIIVGKDRMGFFTSGLTLGGRKCSVIRDSLLVDGDWTMDIRTKSNSGEPTYNISVGKAGKVLVLVMGKEGVHGGGLNKKAYSMAKYLRDSGF from the exons ATGTCCTGGCAAGGCTACGTGGAAAGCCTGATGGGTGATGGCAGCTGCCAGGACGCGGCCATTGTTGGATACGTTGACGCCAAATACGTCTGGGCATCTTTTGCTGGTGGTTCATTTGCTGGCATCACG gCTGACGAGATCGATATAATAGTAGGAAAGGACCGAATGGGATTCTTTACCAGCGGGCTGACCTTAGGTGGTAGAAAGTGCTCAGTAATCAGAGACAGCCTCTTAGTTGACGGTGACTGGACAATGGACATCCGGACAAAGAGTAATTCAGGGGAACCAACATACAATATTTCTGTAGGCAAAGCAGGCAAAG TCTTGGTCTTGGTAATGGGCAAAGAAGGGGTCCATGGAGGTGGATTGAATAAGAAGGCATACTCGATGGCAAAATACTTGAGGGATTCAGGGTTTTAG
- the LOC107392739 gene encoding profilin-2 isoform X1: MSWQGYVESLMGDGSCQDAAIVGYVDAKYVWASFAGGSFAGITADEIDIIVGKDRMGFFTSGLTLGGRKCSVIRDSLLVDGDWTMDIRTKSNSGEPTYNISVGKAGKVLVIVMGKEGVHGGLLNKKAYEMADYLRKQGY; the protein is encoded by the exons ATGTCCTGGCAAGGCTACGTGGAAAGCCTGATGGGTGATGGCAGCTGCCAGGACGCGGCCATTGTTGGATACGTTGACGCCAAATACGTCTGGGCATCTTTTGCTGGTGGTTCATTTGCTGGCATCACG gCTGACGAGATCGATATAATAGTAGGAAAGGACCGAATGGGATTCTTTACCAGCGGGCTGACCTTAGGTGGTAGAAAGTGCTCAGTAATCAGAGACAGCCTCTTAGTTGACGGTGACTGGACAATGGACATCCGGACAAAGAGTAATTCAGGGGAACCAACATACAATATTTCTGTAGGCAAAGCAGGCAAAG TATTGGTTATTGTCATGGGGAAGGAAGGTGTCCATGGAGGGCTGCTCAACAAGAAAGCATATGAAATGGCTGACTACCTGAGGAAGCAAGGATATTAA